From the genome of Papaver somniferum cultivar HN1 chromosome 2, ASM357369v1, whole genome shotgun sequence, one region includes:
- the LOC113354376 gene encoding uncharacterized protein LOC113354376: MASHRSLINIYKNGLNFSQVRSIFTTSHLEMSFADKIRRAMAKDPINTQANPHSFTLLRFADEIMSARKALQCKQFEVGRISDETLADSLKQESLIRVLGCFDNTGENLKASQKKEAAKECNCTLGEVENVLGRFRWIKEARKKMDKLKAEGKPMPQNMIEIQKLMGSTATDFARSN, from the exons ATGGCTTCTCATCGATCCTTGATCAATATCTACAAAAATGGTCTTAATTTTTCTCAAGTCCGTTCGATCTTCACGACATCTCATCTTGAGATGTCTTTTGCTGATAAAATCAGGAGAGCAATGGCAAAAGATCCTATCAATACACAAGCAAATCCACATTCTTTTACCCTACTCA GATTTGCTGATGAGATAATGAGTGCCAGAAAAGCATTACAATGTAAGCAATTCGAAGTCGGGAGAATTAGCGATGAGACACTTGCAGATTCATTAAAACAAGAATCATTAATTCGAGTTCTGGGATGTTTTGATAATACTGGAGAG AATCTAAAAGCAAGTCAGAAAAAGGAGGCTGCAAAAGAGTGTAATTGCACATTAGGAGAAGTAGAGAATGTGTTAGGGAGATTCAGGTGGATTAAGGAAGCACGAAAGAAGATGGATAAGTTGAAGGCAGAAGGGAAACCAATGCCACAGAACATGATCGAG ATTCAAAAGTTGATGGGCTCAACTGCGACGGATTTTGCTAGGTCTAATTAG